One part of the Natator depressus isolate rNatDep1 chromosome 28, rNatDep2.hap1, whole genome shotgun sequence genome encodes these proteins:
- the LOC141978788 gene encoding hydroperoxide isomerase ALOXE3-like has translation MGPDRQVFMDGQRLHIGTARQRGVKGTDRGLLESKLKGFLDRPYSWETLTDISKIFWFYQSPISEYVIEHWKEDAFFGYQYLNGINPVLIRKCTALPENFPVTQEMVGGSLGESTSLQEELQRGSIYLADYKLLEDIPTIEVNGHQQYIATPLCLLHQKPSGEVVPLAIQLSQRPGPESPIFLPTDSDWLWTLAKTWVRSSEFHVHEVTSHLLRAHLLAEVFSVATQRQLPMCHPLYKLLIPHTRFSILIDVLGRTFLIRSGGIFDRAIATGRPGLAELLRKGLESLTYTMLCLPDDIQERGVGSLQSYCYRDDGLKIWAAIESFVSGIVGIYYRTSLSVQSDHELQAWVGEIFTKGFLGRQASGVPSTLGTAAELTKYLTMVIFTCSAYHAAVNSGQFELAVFMPNYPSSMRKLLPQNKAKVTLKEFLDTIPKMNTTSLILSVLWVLHNEDRDMRPLGTYPEEHFTEHGPKQLMAAFQDRLAEISREIEERNQSLALSYSYMYPPNIENSTAI, from the exons ATGGGGCCAGACAGACAAGTGTTTATGGATGGACAGAGGCTGCACATAGGAACAGCCAGGCAGAGGGGTGTGAAGGGGACAGACAGAGG GCTGCTGGAGTCCAAGCTGAAGGGGTTCCTGGACCGGCCGTACTCCTGGGAGACATTAACTGACATCTCCAAGATTTTCTGGTTCTATCAGAGCCCGATCTCAG AGTACGTCATTGAGCACTGGAAGGAAGATGCTTTCTTCGGGTACCAGTATCTGAACGGGATCAACCCCGTTCTGATCCGGAAATGCACGGCGCTCCCCGAGAACTTCCCCGTGACGCAGGAGATGGTGGGCGGCTCCCTGGGGGAATCCACCAGCCTCCAGGAGGAGCTGCAG AGAGGGAGCATCTATCTAGCAGATTACAAGCTCCTAGAAGACATTCCcaccattgaagtgaatggtcACCAGCAGTACATCGCCACGCCCCTGTGCCTGCTGCACCAGAAACCCAGCGGGGAGGTCGTCCCCTTGGCCATTCAG CTCAGCCAGCGCCCAGGTCCCGAAAGCCCCATCTTCCTGCCCACTGACTCCGACTGGCTCTGGACTCTGGCCAAGACCTGGGTGCGCAGCTCCGAGTTCCACGTGCACGAGGTCACCTCCCACCTGCTCCGCGCCCACCTGCTGGCCGAGGTCTTCTCAGTGGCCACCCAGCGCCAGCTGCCCATGTGCCACCCCCTGTACAAG CTCCTGATCCCTCACACCCGTTTCTCCATCCTCATCGATGTCCTGGGCCGGACCTTTCTCATCAGATCTGGGGGCATATTTGATCGG GCCATAGCGACCGGGCGTCCAGGCCTCGCCGAGCTTCTCCGCAAGGGCCTGGAGAGCCTGACCTACACCATGCTCTGCCTGCCCGATGACATCCAGGAGCGCGGCGTCGGCTCGCTCCAGAGCTACTGCTACAGGGATGATGGGCTCAAGATCTGGGCAGCTATAGAGAG CTTTGTCTCCGGCATCGTGGGGATCTACTACCGGACCAGCCTCTCGGTGCAGAGTGACCACGAGCTGCAGGCGTGGGTGGGCGAGATATTCACCAAGGGATTCCTCGGCCGACAGGCGTCGG GCGTCCCCTCGACTCTGGGCACCGCGGCCGAGCTGACCAAGTACCTGACCATGGTGATCTTCACCTGCTCCGCCTATCACGCTGCGGTCAACTCCGGGCAG TTCGAGCTGGCAGTCTTCATGCCCAATTACCCATCATCCATGCGGAAGCTGCTGCCCCAGAACAAGGCCAAGGTGACCCTGAAGGAGTTCCTGGACACGATCCCCAAGATGAACACCACCAGCCTGATCCTCTCTGTCCTCTGGGTGCTGCATAATGAGGATCGGGACATG AGACCCCTGGGGACATACCCTGAGGAGCACTTTACCGAACACGGGCCAAAGCAGCTCATGGCTGCCTTCCAGGATCGCCTAGCAGAGATCTCCCGGGAAATTGAGGAGAGGAACCAGTCACTAGCTCTGAGCTACAGCTACATGTATCCCCCTAACATAGAGAACAGCACAGCCATCTAA